In Thermus aquaticus, the sequence CGCTTTTTCGGCGGAGCGCTTTCCCCCCCTTCCGGCCTCGCCTTTCTGGAGGACCTCCCCTCGGAGGAGGGGCTTCACCTGGTGGCCTTTGGGGAAGGGGCCCTCGAGGCCCTGAAGGTGGCCTTCCGGGAGGGGGCAAGAAGCCTGGTTCTCCTCTCCCCGGTGCTCCGCAAGGACCCCTTCCTGGCCGCCCGGCTTTCCGCCCTGCGCTTCGGCCTGGAGCGGGGCGGGGTGGAGGGGTTCGCCCGGGTGGGGCGGGCCCTCTTCTTCGGCCCCTTGAGCGTGGGGAGCGAGGAGATCTTCGCCGCTTGGAAGGAGGGGCTCACCGAGGCGGGCCTTTACGCCTGGCTGGAGCTTCTGGAGGGGCTTTCCGACGAGCGGCGCTGGCTTCGGGGCACCGAGGCCCGGGTCCTGGTGATCCAGGGGGCCCTGGACGCCTTCACCCCGCCCCTTTACGGCAAGGAGGTGGCGGACTTCGCCAAGGGGGAGGCCCTCCGCTTCGCCCTGGAGGGGGCGGGCCACCTGGTGCCCTGGGAGGCCCCTCTGGAGGTGCGGGACCTGGTGGCGGACTTCCTCATGGGGGAGGGGTTTAAGGCCCTTCCCGGGGGGCTCGCCCTGTGATACCTCCCCATGCGGGCCCCAGTAACACCACCCCATGCTGGCCCAAGCCAGCATGGGGGCCCCGGCAAAAGGTTCCTGGGGAAGTTACCAGGCATGGTAGGCCGAGTGTACTTGCCACAGCGGGGGTCCCAAAGAAGCGCATCCTAGGCTCAGGAAAGGCTTTCTGTGTGGAAAAAGTGGGGGTGGTTCTCAGTCTTCCTCCCCCTCCGGGGCGTCCACCTCCTTTTTCATCACCTCCCTGAGGAGGCTCGTGGCGTAGCTCCCCTTGGGGAGGAAGAAGGAGAGCCAGAGCCCTTCCGGGCCTTCCTCCACCTCCCACTCGGCCAGGGGGACCCGGATGGGCCGCCTGGCCCCCCGGCGGGCCCTAAACTCCTCCCGCTTGAGGGTGTAGCGCTCCAGGATCTCGTCCTCGAGGGCTCGGGCCTCCCCCCTGGCCTCGGGGTACTTCTTGCCGAAAAGGGGCCCGGTGGCGCTGATCTCCAGCCGCAGGGCCCTTTCCGCCTCGGCCTCGCTTTCCACCAGAAACTCGCCCCCCGTGGCGTGCTTCTTGGCCCAGTCCCCGGGGATGACCCGGTCGTAGAGGCCCCTTTCCATCCTTAGGGCCACCCAGTCGTTGAAGAGGAGGCTCTGGAGGCTTCCGATGAGGAAGCGCTTCAGCCAGGGGCTTCCCCTTCCCTTGCCCTTTCTCACCAGCTCGTACCCCCGCGCGGGGTTCAGGCCCCCCAGGCCAAAGCGCTGGGGGCCGTAGTAGTTGGGCAGGCCCTTTTCCTGAAGGACCCGAAGGATGGCCTCCGCCCGCTCCCGCCCTCCCTGGGCTTCCCGGATGAGGATTCGGAAGCGGTTCCCCTTGAGGTGGCCGGTCCTGAGCTTGTTGGTGTGGAGGTCGGCCTTTAAAAGCCTCACCCCCTTCAGGTTTTCCAGAAGGCAGAGGGCGTCCTCGTGGCGCTTGGGGATGGAGAACCACTGCCGGGTAAGGGCGTGCTTGTCCTTGAGGCCCGCCACCCCGATCTCCTTCTCCGGGATGCCCAGCTCATCCCGCAGGAACTCCAAGACCTGCCGGGTGGTGAGGCCCTCCTTTTCCAGAAAGAGGTAAAGATGCTCCCCTTCCCCGCTGGGCAAGTAGGCGGGCACCTCCTCTACCTGGAAGTCCTGGGGCAGAAGGCGAATCACCCCTCCTACCCCGGGAAGCCCGGCGGTCAGGAAGGGGTAGCGCTCGGGGCGGTAGACCAGGTCCATCCCCCTATTCTCGCCTAGGGGAGGGCCTTTATCCAGTCCTCCAGGACCCCAAATCCGTAGCGGAAGAAGGCCTCGGAGGCCAGCTCCACCCCGGCCCGGGCCAGGATCTCCTTGGGGCTCGCCTTCTCCCCGGCCTTCAGGACCTCCAGGTACCTGGGCACGAAGGCCTCCCCCTCCTCCCGGTAGCGGCCGTAGAGGGCCAGGACCACCAGGTAGCCCAGGGCGTAGCTGTAGGTGTAGAAGCGGTAGTGGACGAAGTGGGGGATGCCCGCCCAGGCGGACTGGTCCAGCTCGGTCCAGGCCACGCTTTCCCCGTAGAGGCGGGCCTGCTCCTCCTGCCAGATTTTTTGGAAGGCCTCGGGGGAGAGGGCGGCCTCCTTCCTGGCCAATAGGCTCCGCTTTTCAAAGAAGGTGTACATGACCTGGCGGAAGAGGGTGTTTATGGCGTCTTCCACCCGCTCGGCCAGGAGGAGGGTCCTTTCCTCTCCGGAGAGCCTTTCCAGAAGGAGGTCGTCCAGGAGGATCTCGGCGAAGACGCTGGCCGTCTCCGCCAGGGGGGTGGAGGCCCCGAAGTTGAGGAGGCGCTGCTCTCGGGCCAGGTAGAAGTGGACCCCATGCCCGAGTTCATGGGCCAGGGTGTGGGCGCTGTCCAGGTCGTCGGTGTGGTTGAGGAGGACGTAGGGGTGGGTGGAGGGAAGCCCGCCGGAGCAGAAGGCCCCGCCCCGCTTGCCGGGCCTGGGGTAGACGTCTATCCAGCGCTTCTCAAAAAACTCTCGGGCGATGGCCTCCACCTCGGGGGAGAAGCGGCGGAAGGCCTCCAGGACCAAAGCCTTAGCCTCCTCAAAGGGCACCTTGGGCTTCTCCCCCAGGGGGGCGAGGAGGTCCTGGCTTGGGGTCTTCTCCTGGCCCAGCTTCTTGGCCTTCCAGAGGTAGTAGCGCTCCACCAGGGGGTAGAAGCTCTCCGTGGCCGAGAGGAGGGCCTCAATGTCCCTCACCTCCACCTCGTCCCGAAGGGCCACGGGTTCCAGGGGGTTCCCGTAGCCCCTCAGGCGGAGGTCCTGGAGGTAGTCCAGATAGACGGCGTTGAAGACGGCGCTCAGGGTAGGGGCTTCCTCCAGGAGCTTCCCGTATAGGGCCTGGTGGGCCTCCCGGCGCACCTCGGGGTCCGGGTTCCGCCTGAGGGCCCGCACCTCCATCTCCGTGAGCTCCTGGCCCTGCACAAGGAAGCGGAAGCGGCCCGTGTACTCCGTGTAAAACTGGCTCCAGGCGCTCCTGCCCACCAAGGCCTTGAGGTTCAAAAGCTCCTCTTCCCGCTCGGAAAGGGTGTAGGGGGCGTAGGCCCGCTGGCGCTTTAGGAAGTGGCGGAGGTCCATGAGGCCCGGGTGGGCTAGAAGGGCCTGGAAGGCCTCCTCGGGGAGCTTTCTCAGGGCCACCTCCAGGGGGACCAGGCGGTTCCGAACCTCAGTGAAGGCGTTTCTGACCCGGTCCAGAAGGGCCTTGGCCCCGGGGTCCTGGGTGCGGGTGGCGAAGTAGAGGCTGGCGTAGTTGAGGGGCTTGTAGGCCAGCTCCAGGGCCTTCTCGTACCGGGAGAGGAGGGAAGAGGCCCCCTCGGGGCTCAGGAGGTCCTTAGGGTCCAGGCCCTGGGCCAGGGCCAGGGCGGCCTCGAGGTCCTGGAAGATCCTGGGGTCTTCGGGGGAGGCGTAGAGGTCCGAAAGGTCCCACTCCATGGGGGGTTAGTATACTCCCTGGGGATGTTGCTGTGCTTTTTGGACGAATCCGGGGATCACATCCTTAGCGGAGGCGATCCCAACTATCCCGTCTTTGTGCTGGCGGGGGTGGTGGTGGAAGAGGGTTACTACGCCTCCGTCATCCAGCCGGAAATGGAGGAGCTCAAGCAGAGGCTATTCGGTAAGAGGGACCTGGTGTTGCACACGGCGGACATAACCCGGAATCGCAACGGGTTTGAGGGTCTTAAGGACCCCGGGTTCCGGGCCAAGTTCTACCAGGAAATCAACGCCGCCATGCGGCGCTGGCACTACACGGTTTTGGGCGTGCTTGTGGACAAGCGCAGGCTTGTTGAGGTCTATGGAAGCTCTGCTTGGGATCCATACGACCTTTCCTTGAGCTTTTTGGTGGAGCGCCTGGTCTTTCTTTCGGAGGAGCGCAGAGATAGAGCGAAAATCATTGCCGAAAGCCGTAGCTCTAGTCTGGACCAGCGCTTGGAGAGGACTTGGGAAGGTCTCCTTGAAAAAGGCACGCATTATGTGCGGGCTCAGAGGTTGCGGAGGCGGGTAGAGAGGCTGATTTTCAAGAAAAAGGGGGATAACGAAGCTGGGCTTCAGCTGGCAGACCTGGTGGCGAGTCCTATAGGCCGCCATTACCTAGGTAAGCCGGCAAAGGAAGACTGGAAGATTGTCGCCGGGAAGCTCCGCCATGGTTTAGTGGTGTTTCCAAAAAGTTAAGGCCGGGGACCCGCTACGCAGTTCCCGGCCTGGTAGCTCTACCTTAGCAAAGGAGTGCCATGCTTGTCAAGAAGGCCTTGGTCATCTACAAAGGCAAGCCCGCCCTGGCGGAGGAGAAGGGGGACCGCCTGGAGCTCACCCTGGAAGGCGGGGAAACGCTCAAGGTTCGCCCCAAGGACGTGCTTTTTCTTCATCCCGGTCCCGCCAGCTTAGACCTGAGGGTGCCCGAGGGGGAGGAGGAGGCGGCTTGGGAGCTTCTTGAGGGGCAGAAGGTGAGCCTGAAGGAGCTCGCCGAGCTGGCCTTCGGGGCCTACACCCCAGAGGCCGCCTACGGGGCCTACCTCCTGGCCCAGAAGGGGGAGAGGTTCGTTCTGGAGGGCGGCGAGGTCCGGGCCCGCACCCGGGAGGAGCTGGCCTCTTTGGAGGAGATGAAAAGGCGTAAGGAGGAGAGGGAGCGGGCCTTTGGGGAAGCCGTGGAGCGGATCCGCCAGGGACGGCCCTCCCTCGAGGACCGCCCCCTCCTGGCCGAGGTGGAGGCTCTGGCCCACGGCGAGAGGAAGGAAAGCCGGCTTCTCAAGGCCCTGGGCCTTCCCGAAACCCCCGAGGCCGCCCACGGCCTCCTTCTCCGCCTGGGCCTCTGGCGGCGGGAAAACCCCCACCCCAGGCGGCTTGGCCTTCCCCTGGCCCCGCCGGACCTCCCCGTCCCCCCCCTGCCCGAGGAGGAGCGGGTGGACCTCACCCACCTCCCCGCCTTCGCCATTGACGACGAGGGGAGCCAGGACCCGGACGACGCCCTTTACGCCGAAAGGGTGGAGGAGGGCTTCCACCTTTTCGTCCATGTGGCCGATGTGGCCGCTTTGGTCGGGCCGGGAAGCCCCCTGGACCAGGAGGCCCTCCGCCGGGGGGCCAACCTCTATCTGCCCGAGGGCACGGTGCCCATGCTCCCCCTGGCGGTGACCGAGGCCCTGGGCCTGGGGCTTAAGGAGGTCTCCCCAGCCCTCACCTTTGAGCTTCTGGTCTCCCCGGAAGGGGAGCTTTTGCGGGAGGACCTTTACCTCTCCTGGGTGCGGGTGAGGCGGCTTTCCTACCGGGAGGCCCTCGAGGTGGAGGCCCTGGCGCCCATGAAGGCCTTGGCGGGAGCCTTTTTGCGGAAGCGCCTGGCCCAGGGGGCTTTGGACATCGCCCTGCCCGAGGTCAAGGTGCGGGTGGAGGGGGAGGAGATCCGGATCACCCCCCTTCCCCCCTATGAAAGCCGGGTCTGGGTGCGGGAGGCCATGCTCCTCGCCGGCTACGCCGCCGCCCACCTGGCCCTGAGGGAGGGCCTTCCCTTTCCCTTCGCCACCCAGGAGGCCCCTTCCCACCGGGTGGAGGGGGAGGGCCTCGCCGCCATGTGGGCGCAGCGGAAGACCCTGAAGAGGGCGCAGCTCAAGGCCGTCCCCGCCCCCCACCGGGGCCTCGGCCTTCCCCTCTACGCCCAGGTGACGAGCCCCTTAAGGCGCTACCTGGACCTGGTGGCTCACCAGCAGCTCAGGGCCTGGCTCAAGGGGGAAAGGCCCCTTTCCCAGGGGGAGGTCCTGGAGCGGGTGGGGGCGGCGGAGGCGGTGGCCGACCTGGTGCGGGAAGGGGAGAGGCGGAGCAAGCTCCACTGGACCCTCCTCTACCTGATGGAAAAGGGCTACGAGGGCCCGGGCGTCCTGGTGGAGAGGCGGGGGGGACAGGGGGTCTTCCTCCTCCCGGAGCTCGGGCTTTCCGCCCAGGTGGCCCTCTCCGGGCCTCTTGCCCTCAACGCCGAGGTCCGCCTCCGCTTCCTGGAGGCGGACCTTCCGGCCCTCGAGGCCCGCTTCGCCCTGGTCTAAGCACCCCGCCGTGGCTTTTGCCACGGCGGGGGCCCCAAACGTTTTCAGTCCATGTGCTGGATCAGGGCCTGGCCGAACTCGCTGGTCTTAAGAAGCGTGGCGGGCTTGCCCTCGGCCACCAGGAGGCGGTGGAAGTCGTAGGTGACCAGGCCCTTGCTGATGGTCCTCTCCATGGCCCTGATGATGAGGTCCGCCGCCTCGTTCCAGCCCAGGTAGCGAAGCATCATCTCCCCGGAGAGGATGACGCTGCTGGGGTTCACCTTGTCCTGGCCAGCGTACTTGGGGGCGGTGCCGTGGGTGGCCTCAAAGACGGCGTGGCCCGTCTTGTAGTTGATGTTGGCCCCGGGGGCGATGCCGATGCCCCCCACCTGGGCGGCCAGGGCATCGGAGATGTAGTCCCCGTTCAGGTTCATGGTGGCGATCACCGAGTATTCGTCGGGGCGGAGGAGGATCTGCTGC encodes:
- a CDS encoding alpha/beta hydrolase, with product MGLVRFFGGALSPPSGLAFLEDLPSEEGLHLVAFGEGALEALKVAFREGARSLVLLSPVLRKDPFLAARLSALRFGLERGGVEGFARVGRALFFGPLSVGSEEIFAAWKEGLTEAGLYAWLELLEGLSDERRWLRGTEARVLVIQGALDAFTPPLYGKEVADFAKGEALRFALEGAGHLVPWEAPLEVRDLVADFLMGEGFKALPGGLAL
- the truD gene encoding tRNA pseudouridine(13) synthase TruD, with the protein product MDLVYRPERYPFLTAGLPGVGGVIRLLPQDFQVEEVPAYLPSGEGEHLYLFLEKEGLTTRQVLEFLRDELGIPEKEIGVAGLKDKHALTRQWFSIPKRHEDALCLLENLKGVRLLKADLHTNKLRTGHLKGNRFRILIREAQGGRERAEAILRVLQEKGLPNYYGPQRFGLGGLNPARGYELVRKGKGRGSPWLKRFLIGSLQSLLFNDWVALRMERGLYDRVIPGDWAKKHATGGEFLVESEAEAERALRLEISATGPLFGKKYPEARGEARALEDEILERYTLKREEFRARRGARRPIRVPLAEWEVEEGPEGLWLSFFLPKGSYATSLLREVMKKEVDAPEGEED
- a CDS encoding M3 family oligoendopeptidase → MEWDLSDLYASPEDPRIFQDLEAALALAQGLDPKDLLSPEGASSLLSRYEKALELAYKPLNYASLYFATRTQDPGAKALLDRVRNAFTEVRNRLVPLEVALRKLPEEAFQALLAHPGLMDLRHFLKRQRAYAPYTLSEREEELLNLKALVGRSAWSQFYTEYTGRFRFLVQGQELTEMEVRALRRNPDPEVRREAHQALYGKLLEEAPTLSAVFNAVYLDYLQDLRLRGYGNPLEPVALRDEVEVRDIEALLSATESFYPLVERYYLWKAKKLGQEKTPSQDLLAPLGEKPKVPFEEAKALVLEAFRRFSPEVEAIAREFFEKRWIDVYPRPGKRGGAFCSGGLPSTHPYVLLNHTDDLDSAHTLAHELGHGVHFYLAREQRLLNFGASTPLAETASVFAEILLDDLLLERLSGEERTLLLAERVEDAINTLFRQVMYTFFEKRSLLARKEAALSPEAFQKIWQEEQARLYGESVAWTELDQSAWAGIPHFVHYRFYTYSYALGYLVVLALYGRYREEGEAFVPRYLEVLKAGEKASPKEILARAGVELASEAFFRYGFGVLEDWIKALP
- a CDS encoding DUF3800 domain-containing protein, coding for MLLCFLDESGDHILSGGDPNYPVFVLAGVVVEEGYYASVIQPEMEELKQRLFGKRDLVLHTADITRNRNGFEGLKDPGFRAKFYQEINAAMRRWHYTVLGVLVDKRRLVEVYGSSAWDPYDLSLSFLVERLVFLSEERRDRAKIIAESRSSSLDQRLERTWEGLLEKGTHYVRAQRLRRRVERLIFKKKGDNEAGLQLADLVASPIGRHYLGKPAKEDWKIVAGKLRHGLVVFPKS
- a CDS encoding RNB domain-containing ribonuclease; this encodes MLVKKALVIYKGKPALAEEKGDRLELTLEGGETLKVRPKDVLFLHPGPASLDLRVPEGEEEAAWELLEGQKVSLKELAELAFGAYTPEAAYGAYLLAQKGERFVLEGGEVRARTREELASLEEMKRRKEERERAFGEAVERIRQGRPSLEDRPLLAEVEALAHGERKESRLLKALGLPETPEAAHGLLLRLGLWRRENPHPRRLGLPLAPPDLPVPPLPEEERVDLTHLPAFAIDDEGSQDPDDALYAERVEEGFHLFVHVADVAALVGPGSPLDQEALRRGANLYLPEGTVPMLPLAVTEALGLGLKEVSPALTFELLVSPEGELLREDLYLSWVRVRRLSYREALEVEALAPMKALAGAFLRKRLAQGALDIALPEVKVRVEGEEIRITPLPPYESRVWVREAMLLAGYAAAHLALREGLPFPFATQEAPSHRVEGEGLAAMWAQRKTLKRAQLKAVPAPHRGLGLPLYAQVTSPLRRYLDLVAHQQLRAWLKGERPLSQGEVLERVGAAEAVADLVREGERRSKLHWTLLYLMEKGYEGPGVLVERRGGQGVFLLPELGLSAQVALSGPLALNAEVRLRFLEADLPALEARFALV